A single genomic interval of Mycobacterium sp. DL592 harbors:
- a CDS encoding energy-coupling factor transporter transmembrane protein EcfT: MTSTRQRRPVVLLRPTPGTSTIHELWAGTKILVVLALSALLAFYPGWVPIALVTVLVAVALWLARVTWGVLPTIPKWLWLLILLGGVTAALAGGSPEVHIGPITIGLHGLLNFLRLTAVSFLLIALAGLVSWTTNVADVAPAVAKLGRPFKVFRIPVDDWAVALSLALRSFPMLLDEFRMMYAARRLRPSPVLTSRRARRRRWSIEIVDLLAAGITVTLRRADEMGDAITARGGTGQIAAAPSGPRRADWVALAVTAAVCVLSVGLELIVLG; the protein is encoded by the coding sequence ATGACGTCCACCCGTCAGCGTCGTCCCGTCGTCCTGCTGCGCCCGACGCCGGGAACCTCGACGATCCACGAACTGTGGGCGGGCACCAAGATCCTTGTCGTCCTGGCGCTGTCGGCCCTGCTCGCGTTCTACCCGGGTTGGGTGCCGATCGCGTTGGTCACCGTCCTGGTCGCCGTCGCCCTCTGGCTGGCCCGGGTGACGTGGGGTGTGTTGCCGACGATCCCGAAGTGGTTGTGGCTGTTGATCCTCCTCGGCGGCGTCACCGCGGCCCTGGCAGGTGGCAGTCCCGAGGTCCACATCGGCCCGATCACCATCGGTCTGCACGGACTGCTGAATTTCCTGCGGCTCACCGCGGTCTCCTTCCTTCTGATCGCACTGGCCGGCTTGGTGTCGTGGACGACGAATGTCGCCGACGTCGCGCCCGCCGTGGCCAAACTGGGCCGCCCGTTCAAGGTGTTCCGAATCCCGGTCGACGACTGGGCGGTGGCATTGTCGTTGGCGCTGCGGTCTTTTCCGATGCTGCTCGACGAGTTCCGGATGATGTATGCCGCGCGGCGGCTTCGGCCCAGCCCCGTGCTGACCAGCCGGCGGGCGCGCCGGCGCCGCTGGTCCATCGAGATCGTCGACCTGCTGGCCGCGGGCATCACCGTGACATTGCGCCGCGCCGACGAGATGGGTGATGCGATCACCGCGCGCGGCGGCACCGGCCAGATCGCCGCGGCACCGTCGGGCCCGCGCCGGGCCGACTGGGTGGCGCTCGCCGTCACCGCCGCGGTGTGTGTCCTGTCGGTCGGGCTCGAGCTGATCGTCCTGGGCTAG
- a CDS encoding MFS transporter has product MWRQPKAVWAVAFASVVAFMGIGLVDPILKPIADNLNATPSQVSLLFTSYMAVMGMAMLITGVVSSRIGPKRTLLLGLVIIIAGAGLAGMSDTVMGIVGWRALWGLGNALFIATALATIVSSARGSVAQAIILYEAALGLGIAVGPLVGGVLGSISWRGPFFGVSVLMAVALVVTAVLLPETPRPQRATTLADPFRALRHRGLLGVAITALLYNFGFFTLLAFTPFPLNMTAHQIGLIFFGWGLALAFTSVVVAPRLQVRFGTVPTLLANLLCMSSVLAVMALGTDHKAVLAACVVVAGLFIGINNTLITETVMKAAPVERGVASAAYSFVRFGGAAAAPWLAGVLGERFGAHVPFWVGAGAVLAGAGVLAATSRHLSGIDTHHDELDEITDQATAVTVGSDS; this is encoded by the coding sequence ATGTGGCGCCAACCCAAGGCTGTTTGGGCCGTTGCCTTCGCGTCCGTCGTCGCCTTCATGGGCATCGGACTCGTCGACCCGATCCTCAAACCGATCGCCGACAACCTTAATGCCACACCGTCACAGGTGTCGCTGTTGTTCACCAGCTACATGGCGGTGATGGGCATGGCCATGCTGATCACCGGCGTGGTGTCGAGCCGGATCGGCCCCAAACGCACACTGCTGCTGGGCCTGGTGATCATCATCGCCGGGGCCGGGCTGGCCGGTATGTCGGACACCGTCATGGGAATCGTCGGCTGGCGGGCACTGTGGGGACTGGGCAACGCGCTGTTCATCGCGACCGCACTGGCCACCATCGTCAGCTCGGCTCGCGGCTCGGTGGCCCAGGCGATCATCCTGTACGAGGCTGCGCTGGGACTGGGCATCGCGGTGGGCCCACTGGTCGGCGGTGTGCTGGGGTCGATCTCCTGGCGCGGACCGTTCTTCGGGGTGTCCGTGCTGATGGCGGTGGCGCTGGTGGTCACGGCCGTGCTGCTGCCGGAGACGCCGCGTCCGCAACGGGCCACCACGCTGGCCGATCCGTTCCGGGCACTGCGCCACCGTGGCCTGCTCGGGGTGGCCATCACCGCGCTGCTCTACAACTTCGGGTTCTTCACCCTGCTGGCGTTCACCCCGTTCCCGCTCAACATGACTGCACACCAGATCGGGCTGATCTTCTTCGGCTGGGGGCTGGCGCTGGCCTTCACCTCGGTGGTGGTGGCTCCCCGGCTGCAGGTCCGGTTCGGCACCGTGCCGACCCTGCTGGCGAACCTGCTCTGCATGTCGTCGGTGCTGGCGGTCATGGCGTTGGGCACCGACCACAAAGCTGTGCTCGCCGCGTGTGTGGTGGTGGCGGGCCTGTTCATCGGCATCAACAACACGCTGATCACCGAGACGGTCATGAAGGCGGCCCCGGTCGAGCGCGGGGTGGCGTCGGCGGCCTACAGCTTCGTGCGGTTCGGCGGCGCGGCGGCGGCACCCTGGCTGGCCGGCGTTCTCGGTGAGCGCTTCGGCGCGCACGTGCCGTTCTGGGTAGGTGCCGGTGCGGTGCTGGCGGGCGCGGGCGTGCTCGCCGCGACGAGTCGACATCTGAGCGGTATCGACACCCACCATGATGAACTCGACGAGATCACCGACCAGGCCACCGCCGTGACGGTGGGCAGCGACAGCTGA
- a CDS encoding DUF2232 domain-containing protein translates to MTATRPGALQDPPDSASQAPANRSMTPVEMAHASVMAALAAALSILSVVIPFAGGLSLLVTVPMGLLGYRYRLRVLVAATFAGSVIAFLIGGIAGFMVVLNCAYVGGLTGIIKRRKRGTPTVIAVSVVAGVISGLFIIAALTVLARLRTLTFDAMTANVDGVVSVMSRFEPFRPAAQDFRAFFGTALQYWPLIIMVYAILSIMVVTLVGWWALSRVLERLRGIPDVHKLEAPSDSGPVAPVPVRLVDARFRYPGADHDALRPLSMTVEAGEHVAITGANGSGKTTLMLLLSGRRPTSGTLERPGAVGLGQVGGTAVILQHPESQVLGTRVADDIVWGLPPGTKTDVSTLLAEVGLTGMEERDTGGLSGGELQRLAVAAALARQPSMLIADEITSMVDQQGREGLLSVLSGLTERHRMALVQITHYANEADIADRIVNLSESLDNTTMVDSADAPTTTAAAHAPRGGAPVLQLDNVCHEYAQGTPWAKSALRDVSFTVREGEGLLIHGGNGSGKSTLAWIMAGLIAPTSGSCLVRGRPAGEHVGEVAIAFQAARLQLMRARVDLEVASAAGFSPDDKARVASALANVGLDASLARRRIDQLSGGQMRRVVLAGLLARSPQALILDEPLAGLDAAAQRGLLRLLTDLRRNTGLTVVVISHDFVGLEELCPQTLHLDDGVLAAAPTAAGGMA, encoded by the coding sequence ATGACCGCGACGCGACCGGGGGCGCTCCAGGACCCTCCCGACTCCGCGTCGCAGGCACCTGCCAACCGATCGATGACGCCCGTCGAGATGGCGCACGCGTCGGTGATGGCCGCCCTTGCTGCGGCGTTGTCCATCCTGTCGGTGGTGATCCCGTTCGCCGGCGGCCTGTCGCTGCTGGTGACCGTTCCAATGGGTCTGCTGGGCTACCGCTACCGGCTGCGGGTGCTCGTCGCGGCCACCTTCGCCGGCAGCGTCATCGCGTTCCTCATCGGCGGCATCGCCGGTTTCATGGTGGTGCTCAACTGCGCCTACGTGGGCGGACTCACCGGCATCATCAAGCGTCGCAAGCGCGGAACGCCGACGGTGATCGCGGTCTCGGTGGTGGCCGGGGTGATCTCCGGGCTGTTCATCATCGCCGCGCTGACCGTGCTGGCCCGGCTGCGCACCCTGACCTTCGATGCGATGACCGCCAATGTCGACGGCGTGGTGTCGGTGATGTCGCGCTTCGAACCGTTCCGGCCCGCCGCCCAGGACTTCCGAGCATTCTTCGGCACCGCGCTGCAGTACTGGCCGCTGATCATCATGGTGTACGCGATCTTGTCGATCATGGTCGTGACGCTGGTCGGCTGGTGGGCGCTGTCGCGGGTCCTGGAACGGCTGCGCGGCATCCCTGATGTCCACAAGTTGGAGGCCCCGTCCGACTCGGGTCCCGTCGCGCCGGTGCCGGTCCGGCTGGTCGACGCGCGCTTCCGCTACCCGGGCGCCGACCACGACGCACTGCGGCCGCTGTCGATGACTGTCGAGGCCGGTGAGCACGTGGCCATCACCGGTGCCAACGGCTCCGGCAAGACCACCCTCATGCTGCTGCTGTCCGGTCGGCGGCCCACGTCGGGCACCCTGGAGCGCCCGGGCGCGGTCGGACTCGGCCAGGTCGGTGGGACGGCGGTGATCCTGCAGCACCCGGAGAGCCAGGTGCTGGGGACCCGGGTCGCCGACGACATCGTCTGGGGTCTCCCGCCGGGAACGAAGACCGACGTGTCCACCCTGCTCGCCGAGGTCGGGCTGACCGGTATGGAGGAGCGTGACACCGGCGGACTGTCCGGCGGCGAATTGCAGCGCCTGGCGGTGGCGGCCGCGCTGGCCCGTCAGCCCTCGATGCTGATCGCCGACGAGATCACCAGCATGGTCGACCAACAAGGCCGGGAGGGTCTGCTGAGCGTGCTGTCGGGTCTGACCGAACGGCACCGCATGGCGCTGGTGCAGATCACCCATTACGCCAACGAGGCCGACATCGCCGACCGGATCGTCAACCTCAGCGAGTCGCTGGACAACACCACGATGGTCGACAGCGCCGACGCGCCGACCACCACGGCAGCTGCACACGCACCGCGCGGCGGCGCACCGGTGTTGCAGCTGGACAACGTCTGTCACGAATACGCCCAGGGCACACCGTGGGCCAAGTCCGCACTGCGGGATGTGAGCTTCACCGTCCGTGAAGGCGAGGGCCTTCTCATCCACGGCGGTAACGGTTCAGGCAAGTCGACGCTGGCCTGGATCATGGCCGGGCTCATCGCCCCGACCTCCGGTTCGTGCCTGGTGCGCGGCCGGCCCGCCGGTGAGCACGTGGGCGAGGTCGCGATCGCCTTCCAGGCCGCGCGCCTGCAGCTGATGCGCGCCCGCGTCGACCTGGAAGTTGCATCAGCAGCAGGCTTTTCACCTGACGACAAGGCCCGCGTCGCCTCGGCCCTTGCCAACGTCGGCCTCGACGCCTCGCTGGCGCGCCGCCGCATCGACCAGCTGTCCGGCGGGCAGATGCGCCGCGTGGTGCTGGCCGGCCTGCTGGCCCGCTCGCCGCAGGCGCTGATCCTCGATGAACCGCTGGCCGGTCTGGACGCCGCCGCCCAGCGCGGGCTGCTGCGCCTGCTGACCGACCTGCGCCGTAACACCGGGCTGACCGTCGTGGTGATCTCGCACGACTTCGTCGGGCTCGAAGAATTGTGCCCGCAGACATTGCATCTCGACGACGGGGTCCTGGCTGCGGCTCCCACCGCTGCGGGAGGGATGGCATGA
- a CDS encoding MarR family winged helix-turn-helix transcriptional regulator has protein sequence MSSTPPQTTGLGSELLSVVAKLNRLATQRIRLPLPWAQARLLSTIDDQGEARISDLAELDHCSQPTMTTQVRRLEDAGLVARTADPDDARAVRIRITPQGQRVLAQVRADRAAVIDPRIARLSEEDRAVLSDAVGALHRLLGDLDASPRS, from the coding sequence ATGAGTTCGACGCCGCCACAGACCACTGGCCTGGGTTCCGAACTGCTCAGCGTCGTCGCCAAGTTGAACCGGCTGGCCACCCAGCGCATCAGACTGCCGTTGCCGTGGGCGCAGGCTCGGCTGCTGAGCACCATCGACGACCAGGGCGAGGCCCGGATCTCGGATCTGGCCGAACTCGACCACTGCTCGCAGCCGACGATGACCACCCAGGTTCGCCGACTCGAGGATGCGGGGCTGGTGGCCCGCACGGCCGATCCCGACGACGCGCGCGCGGTGCGGATCCGCATCACGCCGCAGGGCCAGCGTGTCCTGGCTCAGGTTCGCGCGGATCGCGCCGCGGTGATCGATCCGCGTATCGCGCGGCTGTCCGAGGAGGACCGCGCCGTTCTGTCGGACGCCGTCGGTGCCCTGCACCGCCTCCTCGGCGATCTCGACGCTTCTCCCCGTTCGTAA